One stretch of Gadus macrocephalus chromosome 12, ASM3116895v1 DNA includes these proteins:
- the nek1 gene encoding serine/threonine-protein kinase Nek1: protein MEKYEKLKKIGEGSFGKAILVKSKEDGHQYVIKEIGISRMSSRERQESRKEVAVLANMSHPNIVQYKESFEEAGCLYIVMDYCEGGDLFRKINSQRGGPFPEEQVLDWFVQICLALKHVHDRKILHRDIKSQNIFLTKHGAVQLGDFGIARVLNSTVELARTCIGTPYYLSPEICENKPYNNKSDVWALGCVLYEMCTLKHAFEAGNMKNLVLKIIRGSYPPVSLHYSQDLRSLLGLLFRRNPRERPSVGTVLQKPFLSCRIHKFLSPQIIAQEFSPAFLHKQPPGGVAPGLPAAKRPAQASTLLSPAQKITKPAAKYGVPLAARRVSEGARRPRVAAAPPQRRVSHADERNKHEDAVRKKRAELLEKERKHKEQVLLLKAGQVKSYEREKMNRINQAREQGWKHVLGASGGGSPERKGFGKRAGGAGPGAGPSLCIGPAPCPAQAPPSAIVPAHCRAAYDHYHTNLSREGSPVRGVPAAAGPLPPQNPDAVRKEVQRLQSVSRQAHIHRHRAQVGAGRGCQVEQFLQRKREAMLNKVRAEGQLGARQNWAAVYGSRGAGPHRFRRPRANQEEEEYLTRLRQIRLQNFNERQQMKARMRGEKYDSDGSDSVGSSEEAELRRKKIEVLKAQASVRAAVLQEQLERRRKEASQKAWEEHLVARGVKVAVAAGGDAGSRVSSIEPTSDPRENLDPADPPPLPAISMTTALKEVGANSVRNEDALKTETAEIQREKKEILRRLNQNRQLQSPVEEEPPAPPPPPPPPPPPPPPPPAPLPPPGPVVRAPPPQDQAPPPSEERPGSGGDRRRWEAGAPVVLALGQQTLNESCINADQTVGEVIRMGVALGEGPRKAWGRSPDSLVLRVLQEAELQSLTQTILGDSSPCQDNSHLGEGEGPSPPAAPPSDPRVRGQEEGGVTAPVPDLDQGPGAGPGADTGPGATSDLTEILDPLDLEAVVLGACTQQRARPPAEVKQVWQPPPPQPPEGAVAPAETAEKPPDPAAPPPWEEPLFSRLCSPAHRRTLALLSAQSSLDDSSCSLASRSRSVSPLRSSQHRDLLLGLSAGLFDSPNPKMLRTCSLPDLSLLFSSTVAPGDDPAVAPDNHLEAKEDDQSEAEDGYEDEDLRELRASMERLLQEEEEEGGDFPRSPPEEEEEREGDFNGNPEGCAAPPLLEGGGASEEEEEGGGAPEEEEELNHMVEDDDEEEEEEEEEGEEEEEEEEESNGSPGDEEVEDLLTNGVEEEEQQEEEEEEHSRNSQLNEEWHSDSSGEEAEQQQQHQDSIFSRLEELRFNLEQLMGFENFIEAYNKIKAIHEDEEESIELGSSLVLSILGTQHQHLYPNILHLVMADGAYQEDNDE, encoded by the exons ATGGAGAAGTACGAGAAGCTGAAGAAGATCGGGGAGGGGTCATTCGGGAAAGCCATCCTGGTCAAGTCCAAAGAAGATGGACACCAGTACGTCATCAAGGAGATCGGCATCTCCAGG atgTCCAGCAGGGAGCGGCAGGAGTCGAGGAAGGAGGTGGCGGTTCTGGCCAACATGAGCCATCCTAACATCGTGCAGTACAAGGAGTCCTTCGAAG aggcgGGGTGTCTCTATATTGTGATGGACTACTGCGAGGGCGGAGACCTCTTCCGTAAGATCAACTCCCAGAGAGGAGGGCCCTTCCCTGAAGAACAG GTCCTGGATTGGTTTGTTCAGATCTGCCTGGCTCTGAAACACGTCCACGACAGGAAGATCCTCCACAGGGACATCAAGTCCCAG AACATCTTCCTGACCAAACACGGGGCTGTGCAGCTGGGAGACTTCGGGATCGCCAGAGTGCTCAACAG CACGGTGGAGCTGGCCCGGACCTGCATCGGGACGCCCTACTACCTCTCCCCGGAGATCTGTGAGAACAAGCCCTACAACAACAAAAg TGATGTCTGGGCCCTGGGCTGTGTGCTGTATGAGATGTGTACCCTCAAGCATGCT TTTGAGGCGGGGAACATGAAGAACCTGGTCCTGAAGATCATCCGCGGGTCCTACCCCCCGGTGTCACTGCACTACTCCCAGGACCTGCGCTCCCTGCTGGGCCTGCTCTTCAGACGCAACCCCCGGGAGCGGCCCTCCGTCGGCACCGTGCTGCAGAAGCCCTTCCTCTCCTGCAGGATCCACAAGTTCCTCAGTCCCCAG ATCATCGCTCAGGAGTTCAGCCCCGCCTTCCTCCACAAGCAGCCTCCAGGGGGTGTGGCCCCGGGGCTCCCag CAGCGAAGCGTCCAGcccaggcctccaccctcctctccccggCTCAGAAGATCACTAAACCCGCCGCCAAGTACGGTGTTCCTCTGGCGGCCAGGAGGGTGTCAGAGGGAGCCAGGAGACCGAGAGTG gccgccgcccccccccagaggaGAGTGAGTCACGCGGACGAGAGGAATAAACACGAG GACGCGGTCCGGAAGAAACGCGCGgagctgctggagaaggagaggaaacaCAAGGAGCAG GTGCTGCTGCTGAAGGCGGGCCAGGTGAAGAGCTAcgagagggagaag ATGAACCGGATCAACCAGGCGCGGGAGCAGGGCTGGAAGCACGTCCTGggagccagcggggggggcAGCCCGGAGAGGAAG GGTTTCGGCAAgagggccgggggggcggggcctggtgctggcccctccctctgcataggccccgccccctgtccGGCACAGGCCCCGCCCTCTGCTATAGTCCCCGCCCACTGCAGGGCGGCCTACGATCACTACCACACAAACCTGTCCAGGGAGGGTAGCCCAGTGCG ggGTGTTCCTGCTGCTGCCGGGCCGCTCCCCCCACAAAACCCAGACGCCGTCCGGAAGGAAGTCCAGAGACTGCAGTCGGTCTCCAGACAGGCCCACATCCACAG GCACCGGGCCCAGGTGGGGGCGGGCCGGGGCTGCCAGGTGGAGCAGTTCCTGCAGCGGAAGAGAGAGGCCATGCTGAACAAGGTCCGGGCGGAGGGACAGCTG GGGGCGCGGCAGAACTGGGCGGCGGTCTACGGgagccggggggcggggcctcaccgCTTCAGGAGGCCCCGGGccaatcaggaggaggag gagTATCTAACCCGCCTTCGTCAGATCCGGCTGCAGAACTTCAACGAGCGGCAGCAGATGAAGGCTCGGATGAGAGGGGAGAAG TACGACAGCGACGGCTCAGACAGCGTCGGGTCCAGTGAGGAGGCGGAGCTACGCAGGAAGAAGATAGAGGTGCTGAag gccCAGGCCAGTGTGCGGGCGGCCGTGCTccaggagcagctggagaggaggaggaaggaggcgtCTCAGAAGGCCTGGGAGGAGCAC CTGGTGGCCCGCGGGGTGAAGGTCGCCGTGGCAGCCGGAGGAGACGCGGGGTCGCGGGTCAGCTCGATAGagccgacctctgacccccgggAGAACCTAGACcctgctgaccccccccctctgcccgcCATCTCCATGACAACGGCTCTGAAGGAGGTTGGAGCG AACTCGGTCCGTAATGAAGACGCGCTGAAGACCGAGACGGCTGAGATCCAG agggagaagaaggagatCCTCCGGAGGCTGAATCAGAACCGCCAGCTCCAGAGTCCAGTGGAGGAAGAgcccccagctcctccccctcctcctcctccccctcctcctcctccccctcctcccccggctcctctcccccccccgggccctgtGGTccgcgctccccccccccaggaccaggccccccctccctcggagGAGCGGCCGGGCTccggaggagacaggaggaggtgggaggccgGAGCTCCAGTGGTTCTGGCCCTGGGCCAGCAGACCCTCAACGAGAGCTGCATCAACGCCG ACCAGACTGTGGGGGAGGTGATCAGGATGGGTGTGGCCTTGGGGGAGGGGCCTAGGAAGGCATGGGGGCGGAGTCCCGACAGCCTGGTGCTCCGGGTCCTACAGGAGGCGGAGCTTCAGTCCCTCACCCAGACGATACTGGGAGACAGCAGCCCCTGCCAGG ATAACTcccacctgggggagggggagggacccAGCCCGCCCGCTGCTCCCCCCTCGGACCcccgggtcagaggtcaggaggaggggggggtcacgGCTCCCGTCCCTGACCTGGATCAGGGTCCTGGTGCTGGACCCGGGGCGGACACCGGACCTGgagcgacctctgacctcacagAGATCCTGG ACCCCCTGGACCTGGAGGCCGTGGTTCTGGGGGCGTGCACGCAGCAACGTGCACGCCCCCCCGCTGAGGTGAAGCAGGTCTGGCAGCCGCCGCCCCCCCA gccaccagagggcgccgtGGCCCCAGCAGAGACGGCGGAGAAGCCCCCCGACCCAGCAG cCCCGCCCCCGTGGGAGGAGCCTCTCTTCTCGCGGCTGTGTAGCCCCGCCCACCGGCGGACCCTGGCCCTCCTCTCGGCCCAGTCCTCCCTGGAcgactcctcctgctccctggcGTCGCGCTCCCGCTCCGTCTCCCCCCTGCGCTCCTCCCAGCACCGGGACCTCCTGCTGGGGCTGTCGGCCGGCCTGTTCGACTCCCCCAACCCCAag atgctgAGGACCTGCTCTCTGCCCGACCTGAGTCTCCTCTTCAGCTCCACGGTCGCCCCCGGCGATGACCCGGCCGTTGCCCCCGACAACCACCTGGAGGCTAAGGAagacgaccaatcagaggctgaGGA CGGCTACGAGGATGAGGACCTGAGGGAACTCAGGGCCTCCATGGAGCGACTCctccaggaggaagaggaggagggcggggactTCCCCAGGAGCCccccagaggaagaggaggagcgagAAGGAGACTTCAACGGGAACCCAGAAGGCTGtgcagccccgcccctcctagaggggggaggagcttctgaggaggaggaggaggggggaggggctcctgaggaggaggaggagctgaaccACATGGTGGAGGAcgatgatgaggaggaagaggaggaagaggaggagggggaggaggaggaggaggaggaggaggagtccaaTGGAAGCCCTGGAGATGAGGAGGTGGAAGATCTGCTGACCAAcggtgtggaggaggaagagcagcaggaggaggaagaggaggagcacagCAGAAACAGTCAGCTCAACGAGGAGTGGCACTCAG acagcagtggggaggaggcagagcagcagcagcagcaccaggacAGCATCTTCAG
- the fbxl5 gene encoding F-box/LRR-repeat protein 5 isoform X1: protein MAPFPDEVDVFTGPHWRMKQLVGLYCDKLSKTNFSNNQDFRSFLRSLCDTFNEFKMHEQIENECIIGLLQQRSCTVYDVHSDNKLSEMLSLFEKGLCSVKSEHEQLNYARQLKERLEAFTQDFLPHMKEEEEVFQPMLMQYFSYEELKGIKEQVMAEHRRQQQWECAAEALKGRSLWSQGEELQGRSLWSQAEELHKAFKYADHEKTHGEADQKDPDPRNPDQKEQDPDQKEPDPDQKDPEPRDPDPKDPDPRDPDHVSQLPPETLLRLLGYLGPADLCRCSQVCRRWAALTRTGSLWRHLYPVRWATGDSYQGPPGEVDQEPNEEWVRSRQHEGRAYQHWDEDADIDESEGSPWALAAVRREKALLKGLGYHLLPAVGVSVRSLVLAYSSTVSSKMVRQMLSLCPGLSHLDLTQTDISDSAFDCWSLGASPRLQHLDLSGCGKISDQTLRKLSVALGNLPAPQVPGRGGRLLRSAPLPVAALLDGCAPHPAGRKRQAIVFGGPAPPAPGPPRVWLLDILELADIEDAAEWGRRRAGGDTRGLTGASLEGGSSSTSCCCRRSRRRAHRTALSASFLQHRLSAAAAAGGGDGPGGRDSSSCCSGPAAPRTKNGGPCPPGGPPSQGPGGTCTRPLRFLSLSGCHQVTDAGLRALSQRGGLPSLEHLNLSGCLLVTEVGLQELVSACPALNDEHFYYCDNIDGPHADTASGCQNLQCGFRACCRSGE, encoded by the exons ATGGCTCCGTTCCCGGACGAGGTGGACGTGTTCACCGGGCCGCACTGGCGGATGAAGCAGCTGGTCGGCCTCTACTGCGACAAG CTTTCCAAGACCAACTTCTCCAACAACCAGGACTTCCGGTCCTTCCTGCGCTCGCTGTGCGACACCTTCAACGAGTTCAAGATGCACGAGCAGATTGAGAACGAGTGCATCATCGGCCTGCTGCAGCAGCGCAGCTGCACCGTGTACGACGTGCACTCGGACAACAAGCTGTCGGAGATGCTGTCCCTCTTCGAGAAGGGGCTGTGCAGCGTCAAG AGTGAACACGAGCAGCTGAACTACGCCCGGCAGCTAAAGGAGCGACTGGAGGCCTTCACTCAGGACTTCCTGCCCcacatgaaggaggaggaggag GTCTTCCAGCCCATGCTGATGCAGTACTTCAGCTACGAGGAGCTGAAGGgcatcaaggagcaggtgatGGCGGAGCACCGCCGGCAGCAGCAGTGGGAGTGTGCTGCCGAGGCGCTGAAGGGGCGGAGCCTGTggagccagggggaggagctgcaggggcggagcctgtgGAGCCAGGCCGAGGAGCTGCACAAGGCCTTCAAATACGCTGACCACGAGAAGACACACGGGG AAGCGGACCAGAAGGACCCGGACCCGAGGAACCCGGACCAGAAAGAACAGGACCCGGACCAGAAGGAACCGGACCCGGACCAGAAGGACCCGGAACCGAGGGACCCGGACCCGAAGGACCCGGACCCGAGGGACCCGGACCACGTATCCCAGCTGCCCCCTGAGACCCTGCTGAGGCTGCTGGGGTACCTGGGCCCCGCCGACCTGTGCCGCTGCAGCCAGGTGTGCAGGCGCTGGGCCGCGCTGACCCGGACCGGCTCCCTGTGGAGACACCTCTACCCCGTCCGCTGGGCCACAG GGGACTCGTACCAGGGCCCCCCCGGGGAGGTGGACCAGGAGCCCAACGAGGAGTGGGTGAGGAGCCGGCAGCACGAGGGCCGGGCCTACCAGCACTGGGACGAGGACGCCGACATCGACGAGTCCG aGGGCTCCCCCTGGGCGCTGGCGGCGGTGCGGCGGGAGAAGGCGCTGCTGAAGGGGCTGGGTTACCACCTGCTGCCCGCCGTGGGCGTCTCCGTCAGGTCCCTGGTGCTGGCCTACAGCTCCACCGTCTCCAGCAAGATG GTGCGTCAGATGCTGTCGCTGTGCCCCGGCCTCTCCCACCTGGACCTGACCCAGACGGACATCAGCGACTCGGCCTTCGACTG ctGGTCCCTGGGGGCCAGCCCCCGCCTGCAGCACCTGGACCTGTCGGGCTGCGGGAAGATCTCGGACCAGACGCTGAGGAAGCTCTCCGTCGCCCTGGGCAACCTGCCGGCCCCCCAGGTcccgggccgggggggccggctGCTGCGGAGCGCGCCCCTCCCCGTCGCCGCCCTGCTGGACGGCTGCGCGCCACACCCCGCCGGGCGCAAGCGGCAGGCCATCGTGTTCGGGggcccggcccccccggccccgggccccccccgGGTCTGGCTGCTGGACATCCTGGAGCTGGCGGACATCGAGGACGCGGCGGAGTGGGGGCGGCGCCGGGCGGGCGGCGACACCAGGGGCCTCACGGGCGCGTCCCTGGAGggaggctcctcctccacctcctgctgctgcaggcGGAGCAGGAGGCGCGCCCACAGGACGGCCCTCAGCGCCTCCTTCCTGCAGCACCGGCtcagcgcggcggcggcggcgggaggaggagacgggccgggcggccgcgactcctcctcctgctgctccggcCCCGCGGCCCCCAGGACTAAGAACGGGGGGCCCTGCCCGCCGGGGGGGCCGCCGAGCCAGGGGCCCGGGGGCACCTGCACCCGCCCCCTGCGGTTCCTCAGCCTATCAGGGTGCCACCAGGTCACCGACGCAGGCCTCAG ggccctgTCCCAGCGCGGGGGCCTCCCCTCCCTGGAGCACCTGAACCTGTCTGGCTGCCTGCTGGTGACGGAGGTGGGGCTGCAGGAGCTGGTGTCTGCCTGCCCCGCCCTCAACGACGAGCACTTCTACTACTGCGACAACATCGACG GACCCCACGCGGACACGGCCAGCGGCTGTCAGAACCTGCAGTGTGGCTTCAGGGCCTGCTGCCGGTCCGGAGAGTGA
- the fbxl5 gene encoding F-box/LRR-repeat protein 5 isoform X2 yields the protein MAPFPDEVDVFTGPHWRMKQLVGLYCDKLSKTNFSNNQDFRSFLRSLCDTFNEFKMHEQIENECIIGLLQQRSCTVYDVHSDNKLSEMLSLFEKGLCSVKSEHEQLNYARQLKERLEAFTQDFLPHMKEEEEVFQPMLMQYFSYEELKGIKEQVMAEHRRQQQWECAAEALKGRSLWSQGEELQGRSLWSQAEELHKAFKYADHEKTHGGPSRRGHTPDQKEQDPDQKEPDPDQKDPEPRDPDPKDPDPRDPDHVSQLPPETLLRLLGYLGPADLCRCSQVCRRWAALTRTGSLWRHLYPVRWATGDSYQGPPGEVDQEPNEEWVRSRQHEGRAYQHWDEDADIDESEGSPWALAAVRREKALLKGLGYHLLPAVGVSVRSLVLAYSSTVSSKMVRQMLSLCPGLSHLDLTQTDISDSAFDCWSLGASPRLQHLDLSGCGKISDQTLRKLSVALGNLPAPQVPGRGGRLLRSAPLPVAALLDGCAPHPAGRKRQAIVFGGPAPPAPGPPRVWLLDILELADIEDAAEWGRRRAGGDTRGLTGASLEGGSSSTSCCCRRSRRRAHRTALSASFLQHRLSAAAAAGGGDGPGGRDSSSCCSGPAAPRTKNGGPCPPGGPPSQGPGGTCTRPLRFLSLSGCHQVTDAGLRALSQRGGLPSLEHLNLSGCLLVTEVGLQELVSACPALNDEHFYYCDNIDGPHADTASGCQNLQCGFRACCRSGE from the exons ATGGCTCCGTTCCCGGACGAGGTGGACGTGTTCACCGGGCCGCACTGGCGGATGAAGCAGCTGGTCGGCCTCTACTGCGACAAG CTTTCCAAGACCAACTTCTCCAACAACCAGGACTTCCGGTCCTTCCTGCGCTCGCTGTGCGACACCTTCAACGAGTTCAAGATGCACGAGCAGATTGAGAACGAGTGCATCATCGGCCTGCTGCAGCAGCGCAGCTGCACCGTGTACGACGTGCACTCGGACAACAAGCTGTCGGAGATGCTGTCCCTCTTCGAGAAGGGGCTGTGCAGCGTCAAG AGTGAACACGAGCAGCTGAACTACGCCCGGCAGCTAAAGGAGCGACTGGAGGCCTTCACTCAGGACTTCCTGCCCcacatgaaggaggaggaggag GTCTTCCAGCCCATGCTGATGCAGTACTTCAGCTACGAGGAGCTGAAGGgcatcaaggagcaggtgatGGCGGAGCACCGCCGGCAGCAGCAGTGGGAGTGTGCTGCCGAGGCGCTGAAGGGGCGGAGCCTGTggagccagggggaggagctgcaggggcggagcctgtgGAGCCAGGCCGAGGAGCTGCACAAGGCCTTCAAATACGCTGACCACGAGAAGACACACGGGGGTCCGTCACGCCGAGGCCACACC CCGGACCAGAAAGAACAGGACCCGGACCAGAAGGAACCGGACCCGGACCAGAAGGACCCGGAACCGAGGGACCCGGACCCGAAGGACCCGGACCCGAGGGACCCGGACCACGTATCCCAGCTGCCCCCTGAGACCCTGCTGAGGCTGCTGGGGTACCTGGGCCCCGCCGACCTGTGCCGCTGCAGCCAGGTGTGCAGGCGCTGGGCCGCGCTGACCCGGACCGGCTCCCTGTGGAGACACCTCTACCCCGTCCGCTGGGCCACAG GGGACTCGTACCAGGGCCCCCCCGGGGAGGTGGACCAGGAGCCCAACGAGGAGTGGGTGAGGAGCCGGCAGCACGAGGGCCGGGCCTACCAGCACTGGGACGAGGACGCCGACATCGACGAGTCCG aGGGCTCCCCCTGGGCGCTGGCGGCGGTGCGGCGGGAGAAGGCGCTGCTGAAGGGGCTGGGTTACCACCTGCTGCCCGCCGTGGGCGTCTCCGTCAGGTCCCTGGTGCTGGCCTACAGCTCCACCGTCTCCAGCAAGATG GTGCGTCAGATGCTGTCGCTGTGCCCCGGCCTCTCCCACCTGGACCTGACCCAGACGGACATCAGCGACTCGGCCTTCGACTG ctGGTCCCTGGGGGCCAGCCCCCGCCTGCAGCACCTGGACCTGTCGGGCTGCGGGAAGATCTCGGACCAGACGCTGAGGAAGCTCTCCGTCGCCCTGGGCAACCTGCCGGCCCCCCAGGTcccgggccgggggggccggctGCTGCGGAGCGCGCCCCTCCCCGTCGCCGCCCTGCTGGACGGCTGCGCGCCACACCCCGCCGGGCGCAAGCGGCAGGCCATCGTGTTCGGGggcccggcccccccggccccgggccccccccgGGTCTGGCTGCTGGACATCCTGGAGCTGGCGGACATCGAGGACGCGGCGGAGTGGGGGCGGCGCCGGGCGGGCGGCGACACCAGGGGCCTCACGGGCGCGTCCCTGGAGggaggctcctcctccacctcctgctgctgcaggcGGAGCAGGAGGCGCGCCCACAGGACGGCCCTCAGCGCCTCCTTCCTGCAGCACCGGCtcagcgcggcggcggcggcgggaggaggagacgggccgggcggccgcgactcctcctcctgctgctccggcCCCGCGGCCCCCAGGACTAAGAACGGGGGGCCCTGCCCGCCGGGGGGGCCGCCGAGCCAGGGGCCCGGGGGCACCTGCACCCGCCCCCTGCGGTTCCTCAGCCTATCAGGGTGCCACCAGGTCACCGACGCAGGCCTCAG ggccctgTCCCAGCGCGGGGGCCTCCCCTCCCTGGAGCACCTGAACCTGTCTGGCTGCCTGCTGGTGACGGAGGTGGGGCTGCAGGAGCTGGTGTCTGCCTGCCCCGCCCTCAACGACGAGCACTTCTACTACTGCGACAACATCGACG GACCCCACGCGGACACGGCCAGCGGCTGTCAGAACCTGCAGTGTGGCTTCAGGGCCTGCTGCCGGTCCGGAGAGTGA